A stretch of the Streptomyces venezuelae genome encodes the following:
- a CDS encoding aminopeptidase P family protein: MADELTPETPEEEQPQKAHKQRKNGLYPGVSDELAESMRTGWADTELHGLEPIAQAAHTAARRAALSARFPGERLVIPAGRLKTRSNDTEYPFRASTEYAYLTGDQTENGVLVLEPTVDGHTATVYLLPRSDRENGEFWLSGQGELWVGRRHSLAEAEQLLGIPAKDVRKLAEELSEATGPVRNVRGHDSVIEAALTDKVTKELDEELRVYLSEARAVKDEFEIGELQKAVDSTVRGFEDVVKVLDKAEATSERYIEGTFFLRARVEGNDVGYGSICAAGAHACTLHWVRNDGAVRSGDLLLLDAGVETHSLYTADVTRTLPINGTYTDIQRKIYDAVYESQEAGIAAVKPGAKFRDFHDASQHVLAEKLVEWGLLEGPVERVLELGLQRRWTLHGTGHMLGMDVHDCAAARTEAYVDGTLEPGMCLTVEPGLYFQADDLTVPEEYRGIGVRIEDDILVTEDGNRNLSAGLPRTSGDVEAWMARLKG; encoded by the coding sequence GTGGCTGACGAGCTCACCCCGGAGACCCCGGAAGAAGAGCAGCCCCAGAAGGCGCACAAGCAGCGCAAGAACGGTCTGTACCCGGGCGTCAGCGACGAACTCGCCGAGAGCATGCGTACCGGCTGGGCCGACACCGAGCTCCACGGCCTCGAGCCCATCGCCCAGGCCGCCCACACCGCGGCCCGCCGCGCCGCGCTCTCCGCGCGCTTCCCCGGCGAGCGCCTCGTCATCCCCGCGGGCCGTCTGAAGACCCGGTCGAACGACACCGAGTACCCCTTCCGCGCCTCCACCGAGTACGCGTACCTGACCGGCGACCAGACCGAGAACGGCGTCCTGGTCCTGGAGCCCACCGTCGACGGCCACACCGCGACCGTGTACCTGCTGCCGCGCTCCGACCGTGAGAACGGCGAGTTCTGGCTCTCCGGCCAGGGTGAACTGTGGGTCGGCCGGCGCCACTCGCTGGCCGAGGCGGAGCAGCTGCTCGGCATCCCCGCCAAGGACGTCCGCAAGCTCGCCGAGGAGCTCTCCGAGGCCACCGGCCCGGTCCGCAACGTCCGCGGCCACGACTCCGTCATCGAGGCCGCGCTGACCGACAAGGTCACCAAGGAACTCGACGAGGAGCTGCGCGTCTACCTCTCCGAGGCCCGCGCTGTGAAGGACGAGTTCGAGATCGGCGAACTGCAGAAGGCCGTCGACTCCACCGTCCGCGGGTTCGAGGACGTGGTGAAGGTCCTGGACAAGGCCGAGGCCACCTCCGAGCGCTACATCGAGGGCACCTTCTTCCTGCGCGCCCGCGTCGAGGGCAACGACGTCGGCTACGGGTCCATCTGCGCCGCCGGCGCCCACGCCTGCACCCTGCACTGGGTCCGCAACGACGGCGCCGTCCGCTCCGGCGACCTGCTGCTCCTCGACGCCGGTGTGGAGACCCACTCCCTCTACACCGCGGATGTCACCCGCACCCTGCCCATCAACGGCACCTACACCGACATCCAGCGCAAGATCTACGACGCGGTGTACGAGTCCCAGGAAGCCGGCATCGCGGCCGTCAAGCCCGGCGCGAAGTTCCGCGACTTCCACGACGCCTCGCAGCACGTGCTCGCCGAGAAGCTCGTCGAGTGGGGCCTGCTGGAGGGCCCGGTCGAGCGGGTCCTGGAGCTGGGCCTCCAGCGTCGCTGGACCCTGCACGGCACCGGCCACATGCTCGGCATGGACGTCCACGACTGCGCCGCCGCCCGCACCGAGGCCTATGTCGACGGCACCCTGGAGCCCGGCATGTGCCTCACCGTCGAGCCCGGCCTCTACTTCCAGGCCGACGACCTGACCGTGCCGGAGGAGTACCGCGGCATCGGCGTCCGTATCGAGGACGACATCCTGGTGACCGAGGACGGCAACCGGAACCTCTCCGCCGGACTGCCGCGGACCTCCGGCGATGTCGAGGCCTGGATGGCCCGCCTCAAGGGCTGA
- a CDS encoding glycerophosphodiester phosphodiesterase, translated as MTHATPRPIQVVAHRGASEDAPEHTLAAYRKAIEDGADALECDVRLTADGHLVLVHDRRVNRTSNGRGAVSALELADLAALDFGSWKDREESPDWDADPDRTSVLTLERLLELAADAGRPVELAIETKHPTRWAGQVEERLLFLLKRFGLDSPPAEGPHPVRIMSFSARSLHRVRAAAPTVPTVYLMQFISPRMRDGRLPAGVRIAGPGIRIVRNHPGFIRKLQASGHSVHVWTVNEPEDVQLCADLGVEAIITNRPRQVLSQLGR; from the coding sequence GTGACCCACGCAACGCCGCGCCCCATCCAGGTCGTCGCCCACCGCGGAGCCTCGGAGGACGCCCCAGAGCACACTCTGGCCGCCTACCGAAAGGCCATCGAGGACGGTGCCGACGCCCTCGAGTGCGATGTGCGGCTCACCGCCGACGGCCATCTGGTCCTGGTCCACGACCGGCGGGTGAACCGCACCTCCAACGGCCGCGGCGCGGTCTCCGCCCTGGAGCTGGCCGATCTCGCCGCACTCGACTTCGGGTCGTGGAAGGACCGCGAGGAGTCACCCGACTGGGACGCCGACCCCGACCGCACCTCCGTACTGACCCTGGAGCGCCTGCTGGAGCTGGCCGCCGACGCGGGCCGGCCGGTGGAACTGGCCATCGAGACGAAGCACCCGACCCGCTGGGCCGGACAGGTGGAGGAGCGCCTGCTCTTCCTGCTCAAGCGGTTCGGGCTGGACTCCCCGCCGGCCGAGGGGCCGCACCCGGTCCGGATCATGAGCTTCTCCGCGCGCTCCCTGCACCGGGTGCGGGCCGCCGCCCCCACCGTCCCGACCGTGTACCTGATGCAGTTCATCTCGCCGCGCATGCGGGACGGGCGACTGCCGGCCGGGGTGCGGATCGCCGGACCGGGCATCCGCATCGTCCGGAACCATCCGGGCTTCATCCGCAAGCTTCAGGCCTCCGGACACTCGGTACATGTATGGACCGTAAATGAGCCAGAAGATGTTCAGCTCTGCGCTGATCTGGGTGTAGAAGCAATCATCACGAACCGACCCCGCCAAGTTCTGTCCCAACTCGGGCGCTGA
- a CDS encoding ATP-binding protein, producing the protein MSIWWSLHLRREAASVPLARRLLLGTMETAGVDPDISFDLSVALSEACANAVEHGGRDPGAESGAYRVTAYLDGDRCRIEVTDSGPGFPAHTVTRHRPPQPGAAGPAASAGQSGPGLREHGRGLCLIEELADHVRFRNRPGRGAVVSFDKMLKWQDGALLKAS; encoded by the coding sequence ATGAGCATCTGGTGGTCTCTCCACTTGAGGCGCGAGGCTGCGAGCGTGCCGCTCGCCAGGCGGCTGCTGCTGGGGACGATGGAGACCGCGGGGGTGGACCCGGACATCTCCTTCGACCTCTCGGTGGCGCTGAGCGAGGCGTGTGCGAACGCGGTGGAGCACGGCGGGCGGGATCCGGGGGCGGAGAGCGGGGCGTACCGCGTCACCGCATATCTGGACGGGGACCGCTGCCGGATCGAGGTCACGGACTCGGGCCCGGGTTTCCCGGCGCATACGGTGACCCGCCACAGACCTCCGCAGCCGGGTGCGGCGGGGCCGGCGGCGTCGGCCGGACAGTCCGGGCCGGGGCTGCGGGAGCACGGCCGGGGACTGTGCCTGATCGAGGAACTCGCAGATCACGTGCGATTCCGCAACCGGCCGGGCCGTGGCGCGGTGGTCAGCTTCGACAAGATGCTGAAGTGGCAGGACGGGGCCCTGCTCAAGGCTTCATAG
- a CDS encoding DUF5926 family protein, protein MAKKRPAATTAKPQLKDGEIPVVGAREPCPCGSGRRYKACHGRAAAHAGTELVQRPFEGLPGECDWVALRELVPAATVALSLKGGLPEGVPSVTLVTVLPMAWPALRREDGSVLLGLQNDTSTGDLARDMADTLERALAAEPGTPVPARKVPADGPRLQDLLDVDGGFEPVVHSGFEFWIPDAESAQNASPEIAASLERANAAAIPTVKLTGVDAAYWCETPDKNHLRWVMPHPEEKLLDALARLHASGESSLGEGTRLVGSFRAHGLMVPVWDLPTGVGAKDVEQPAAAFAERLAKALANDAPLTSEERRARGGLTNRQVTLS, encoded by the coding sequence ATGGCCAAGAAGCGCCCCGCAGCAACGACTGCCAAGCCGCAGCTCAAGGACGGGGAGATCCCGGTGGTGGGCGCCCGCGAGCCCTGCCCCTGCGGTTCCGGGCGCCGCTACAAGGCCTGCCACGGCCGGGCCGCCGCGCACGCCGGCACCGAGCTGGTGCAGCGCCCGTTCGAGGGGCTGCCCGGCGAGTGCGACTGGGTGGCGCTGCGCGAGCTGGTGCCCGCCGCCACCGTGGCGCTCTCCCTCAAGGGCGGCCTGCCCGAGGGCGTACCGTCGGTGACGCTGGTGACCGTACTGCCGATGGCCTGGCCGGCGCTGCGCCGCGAGGACGGCTCCGTCCTGCTCGGCCTGCAGAACGACACGTCCACCGGAGACCTCGCCCGGGACATGGCCGACACGCTGGAGCGTGCCCTCGCCGCCGAGCCGGGCACCCCGGTGCCGGCCCGCAAGGTGCCGGCCGACGGTCCTCGACTTCAGGATCTCCTCGATGTGGACGGCGGTTTCGAGCCTGTTGTGCACAGCGGGTTCGAATTCTGGATTCCGGATGCGGAGAGCGCCCAGAACGCCTCTCCGGAGATCGCCGCCTCCCTGGAGCGCGCCAACGCCGCGGCCATCCCGACCGTCAAGCTGACCGGCGTCGACGCGGCCTACTGGTGTGAGACCCCGGACAAGAACCACCTGCGCTGGGTCATGCCGCACCCGGAGGAGAAGCTGCTCGACGCGCTGGCCCGGCTGCACGCCTCGGGCGAGTCCTCCCTGGGGGAAGGCACCCGTCTGGTCGGGTCCTTCCGGGCGCACGGCCTGATGGTGCCGGTCTGGGATCTGCCCACCGGCGTCGGGGCGAAGGACGTGGAACAGCCTGCCGCAGCCTTCGCGGAGCGGCTCGCCAAGGCGCTCGCCAACGACGCCCCGCTCACCTCCGAGGAGCGTCGTGCGCGCGGCGGTCTCACCAACCGCCAGGTCACTCTGAGCTGA
- a CDS encoding PP2C family protein-serine/threonine phosphatase — translation MVSDLTTLHELTERLARATDLAASLQEFLRAGAALVGARRGLVVLEPADGLGPATTIGLGLGRADLGHIETVPRSATSYGRILDGLPDAHGGSEVLPEPDAAPGTGGYAAQVDPRHREVAARLGYAASYALPLTAESTGRLGAAVWLYDEPAEPGDRQRDLAGLYVRHGAEHLARVLEAERARIRLATISEELLPSRLPRIPGVQLAARHRTGPAGGGDWYDALPLPENALGLAVGSVTGSGPSAVAAMGRLRASLRAYAVMEGEDPVAVLSDLELLLRLTEPARSATALFAYCEPARRKIVLAGAGHTPPLVIGERRTEYVETSLSAPLGMLACWEAPSVEIEPAAGETVLLYTDGLLRRTGDPMDRAYARLHAAAAGVPRSLREDPDAVCEHILRTVLPDGDGGGEDIVLLAARFD, via the coding sequence ATGGTCTCCGACCTCACCACCCTCCACGAACTCACCGAGCGCCTCGCCCGCGCCACCGACCTCGCCGCCTCGCTCCAGGAGTTCCTGCGCGCCGGAGCCGCCCTGGTCGGCGCCCGCCGCGGCCTGGTCGTCCTGGAACCCGCCGACGGCCTCGGCCCCGCCACCACCATCGGCCTTGGCCTCGGCCGCGCCGATCTCGGCCACATCGAGACCGTGCCGCGCAGCGCCACCTCGTACGGCCGGATCCTCGACGGGCTCCCGGACGCCCACGGCGGCTCCGAAGTGCTCCCCGAGCCGGACGCCGCCCCCGGAACCGGCGGGTACGCCGCCCAGGTCGACCCACGCCACCGCGAGGTCGCCGCCCGCCTCGGCTACGCCGCCAGCTACGCACTCCCGCTGACCGCCGAGTCCACCGGCCGGCTCGGCGCGGCCGTCTGGCTGTACGACGAACCGGCCGAGCCCGGCGACCGCCAGCGCGACCTGGCGGGCCTCTACGTACGGCACGGAGCCGAGCACCTCGCCCGGGTGCTGGAGGCCGAGCGCGCCCGCATCCGGCTGGCCACCATCTCGGAGGAGCTGCTGCCCAGCCGGCTCCCCAGGATTCCCGGGGTCCAGCTCGCCGCCCGCCACCGCACCGGACCGGCCGGCGGTGGCGACTGGTACGACGCCCTGCCGCTGCCGGAGAACGCCCTCGGCCTGGCCGTCGGCTCGGTCACCGGCTCCGGGCCCAGCGCGGTCGCCGCCATGGGACGGCTCCGCGCCTCCCTGCGCGCGTACGCCGTGATGGAGGGCGAGGACCCGGTCGCCGTCCTCTCCGACCTGGAACTGCTGCTCCGGCTCACCGAACCGGCCCGCTCGGCGACCGCGCTGTTCGCCTACTGCGAGCCCGCCCGCCGCAAGATCGTCCTGGCCGGGGCGGGGCACACTCCGCCGCTGGTGATCGGCGAGCGCCGCACCGAGTACGTGGAGACCTCCCTCTCCGCCCCGCTCGGCATGCTCGCCTGCTGGGAGGCGCCGAGCGTGGAGATCGAGCCCGCCGCCGGAGAAACGGTGCTGCTGTACACCGACGGGCTGCTGCGGCGTACCGGCGACCCGATGGACCGCGCCTACGCGCGGCTCCACGCAGCCGCCGCCGGAGTGCCCCGATCACTCCGGGAGGACCCGGACGCCGTCTGCGAGCACATCCTGCGCACGGTTCTGCCCGACGGGGACGGGGGCGGCGAGGACATCGTGCTGCTGGCCGCGCGATTTGACTGA
- a CDS encoding bifunctional DNA primase/polymerase, with protein MREILGRRLQRLRSSLQSARSRAGSGLGFGFGSRSGSGSGSGSGSGFSSGSGPDGSPDLLEGALRCATTWQWPVLPGVGRSGADGGRCACPDPDCPVPGAHPFDPGLLAATTDARMVRWWWTNRPAAPVILATGGRAPCAVSLPAGAAALALARLDALGLRVGPVVATPARWALLVEPYSLERLGELLYAKDHVPSTLRFHGEGGYLLVPASGAAASGSSASGSTVGSRVRWERAPRAAEGADAGCGARRPWLPDVAEVVDALVEAASLERVPPA; from the coding sequence ATGCGCGAGATCCTCGGAAGGCGTCTCCAGCGGCTCCGCAGTTCCCTGCAGTCCGCGCGTTCCCGCGCCGGGTCCGGACTCGGCTTCGGCTTCGGCTCCCGCTCCGGCTCTGGTTCCGGCTCCGGCTCCGGCTCTGGTTTCAGCTCCGGTTCCGGGCCGGACGGTTCACCCGATCTGCTCGAAGGAGCACTTCGGTGTGCGACCACATGGCAGTGGCCGGTACTTCCCGGTGTGGGCCGGTCGGGTGCGGACGGCGGGCGCTGCGCCTGCCCCGATCCCGACTGCCCGGTGCCGGGCGCACATCCCTTCGACCCCGGCCTGCTGGCCGCCACCACCGATGCCCGGATGGTGCGCTGGTGGTGGACCAATCGACCGGCGGCGCCGGTCATCCTGGCCACCGGAGGCCGTGCGCCCTGTGCGGTGAGCCTGCCCGCCGGTGCGGCGGCGCTGGCATTGGCCCGGCTGGACGCGCTGGGCCTGCGGGTGGGGCCGGTGGTCGCCACCCCCGCCCGGTGGGCGCTGCTGGTGGAGCCGTACTCCCTGGAACGGCTCGGCGAACTCCTCTACGCGAAGGACCATGTGCCGTCCACGCTGCGCTTCCACGGGGAGGGCGGCTATCTGCTGGTGCCCGCCTCCGGGGCGGCGGCCTCCGGGTCTTCCGCCTCCGGGTCGACCGTCGGCAGCCGGGTCCGCTGGGAACGCGCACCGCGGGCGGCCGAGGGTGCGGATGCCGGCTGCGGGGCGCGGCGGCCCTGGCTGCCGGACGTGGCCGAGGTGGTGGATGCCCTGGTGGAGGCCGCTTCACTCGAACGGGTGCCACCGGCGTGA
- a CDS encoding SCO family protein, with protein sequence MRTTRVTAAALAAAAVFTLAACGDNKPAKSAVAQVNAPAKTAAGTVLDRPFEKPDLVLTDTTGKPWNLREQTKGKAVLIYFGYTNCPDVCPLTMSNIAVARKALPKADQDKLQVVFVTTDPERDTPASLGSWLKAQDPSFVGLTGDFKTIQAAARSIGIGIDPAKKEADGSVVSMHGAQVLAFSPKTDEGYVLYGEDTSADAYTKDLPKLVKGENP encoded by the coding sequence ATGCGCACCACACGTGTGACGGCCGCCGCCCTGGCAGCGGCAGCCGTTTTCACCCTCGCCGCCTGCGGCGACAACAAGCCCGCCAAAAGCGCCGTTGCCCAGGTGAACGCCCCGGCCAAGACCGCGGCGGGCACCGTGCTCGACCGGCCCTTCGAAAAGCCGGACCTGGTCCTCACCGACACCACGGGCAAGCCGTGGAACCTGCGTGAGCAGACCAAGGGCAAGGCCGTGCTCATCTACTTCGGCTACACCAACTGCCCCGACGTGTGCCCGCTCACCATGAGCAACATCGCCGTGGCCCGTAAGGCTCTCCCCAAGGCGGACCAGGACAAGCTCCAGGTCGTGTTCGTCACCACCGACCCCGAGCGGGACACCCCGGCATCCCTCGGCTCGTGGCTCAAGGCCCAGGACCCGTCCTTCGTCGGCCTCACCGGCGACTTCAAGACCATCCAGGCAGCAGCCCGCAGCATCGGCATCGGCATCGACCCCGCCAAGAAGGAGGCCGACGGGAGCGTCGTCTCCATGCACGGCGCCCAGGTCCTGGCGTTCTCCCCCAAGACCGACGAGGGCTATGTCCTCTACGGCGAGGACACCAGCGCCGACGCCTACACCAAGGACCTGCCGAAGCTCGTCAAGGGAGAGAACCCGTGA
- a CDS encoding YcnI family protein — protein MKTSRVSFAAALAAGSVLVLSGTAFAHVSVQPAGEAAQGGYATINFKVPNERDNASTNKLEVSFPTDHPLTSAMPQDIPGWTVSVEKTKLDKPLTVHGKQINEAVSKITWTGGTIGPGKFQQFPVSVGKLPENTDKLVFKAIQTYDNNEVVRWIEEPKEGAEEPQNPAPVLALTPAKGDDHHGGDAKGGKQDAHGKDAKDGGHDEAAASSSDTTARALGITGIVVGLGGVAFGVASRRRTS, from the coding sequence ATGAAGACCTCTCGCGTCTCCTTCGCCGCCGCGCTCGCCGCCGGCTCCGTCCTCGTGCTCTCCGGCACCGCCTTCGCGCACGTCAGCGTGCAGCCCGCCGGAGAGGCCGCCCAGGGCGGCTACGCCACCATCAACTTCAAGGTGCCGAACGAGCGCGACAACGCCTCGACGAACAAGCTGGAAGTCAGCTTCCCGACCGACCACCCGCTGACCTCTGCCATGCCGCAGGACATCCCCGGCTGGACCGTGAGTGTCGAGAAGACCAAGCTCGACAAGCCGCTCACGGTGCACGGCAAGCAGATCAACGAGGCAGTCAGCAAGATCACCTGGACTGGCGGGACCATCGGACCCGGCAAGTTCCAGCAGTTCCCCGTCTCGGTCGGCAAGCTGCCCGAGAACACCGACAAGCTGGTCTTCAAGGCGATCCAGACCTACGACAACAACGAGGTCGTGCGCTGGATCGAAGAACCCAAGGAAGGCGCCGAGGAGCCGCAGAACCCGGCTCCCGTGCTCGCGCTGACCCCCGCCAAGGGCGACGACCACCACGGCGGCGACGCCAAGGGCGGCAAGCAGGACGCGCACGGCAAGGACGCGAAGGACGGCGGTCACGACGAGGCTGCCGCGAGCAGCTCCGACACCACGGCCCGCGCCCTCGGCATCACCGGCATCGTCGTCGGCCTCGGCGGCGTCGCCTTCGGTGTCGCCTCCCGCCGCCGCACCTCCTGA
- a CDS encoding copper chaperone PCu(A)C — MNRRTTRTLAAALSLTAALAISGCSSDSGSDSGSGSDKPAKPAMTVSGAFMPEPVNDKMAGGFMVIKNGSSTADKLTAVTSPLSDDVQIHETKNQKMQQVPSMDVPANGELKLERGGNHVMFMGLKNKPKVGDKITIELRFEKAGPVKVELDVKERTHNPQNENSH, encoded by the coding sequence GTGAACCGCCGCACCACCCGCACCCTCGCCGCCGCCCTCTCCCTGACGGCCGCCCTCGCCATATCCGGCTGCTCCTCCGACTCCGGCTCCGACTCGGGTTCCGGCTCCGACAAGCCGGCCAAGCCCGCCATGACGGTGAGCGGCGCCTTCATGCCGGAACCCGTCAACGACAAGATGGCCGGCGGCTTCATGGTCATCAAGAACGGCTCCTCGACCGCCGACAAGCTCACGGCCGTCACCAGCCCGCTCTCCGATGACGTGCAGATCCACGAGACCAAGAACCAGAAGATGCAGCAGGTTCCGTCCATGGACGTACCAGCGAACGGCGAGCTGAAACTGGAACGCGGCGGCAACCACGTCATGTTCATGGGGCTCAAGAACAAGCCGAAGGTCGGCGACAAGATCACCATCGAACTGCGCTTCGAGAAGGCCGGCCCTGTCAAGGTCGAACTCGATGTGAAGGAACGGACCCACAACCCGCAGAACGAAAACTCCCACTGA
- a CDS encoding copper resistance protein CopC, translated as MTATAPSPARTTATALLPRLVLVLAALLATLFTAATPAAAHAALTASDPKDGAVVATAPAQVTLSFSEKVAMGDDSIRVMDPRGKRVDTGELRDLCSGSVIRYGTALHTGLPNGTYTVAWQAVSGDSHPISGAFTFSIGAPSATTVTLPTRQAGDGPVGIAYDIARYAAYAGFAVLVGSAAFILLCWRRGAAERPLQKLVLRAWVTLTAATLAMLVLRHPYTGSGEFADAFDLGGLKAVLETKTGASLVSRLLLLGAAALFIAVLFGSYARQKPAEDAVTDAATDAAKDSTGGASKDTADDATGSAEEAKELSDLTFGLGVGGTVVAGGIAATWALSEHASTGIQTGIAMPVDILHLLAVATWLGGLTALLVALHTSPALPRETVQRFSRIAFTSVLVLAATGLYQAWRQVGSWSALTGTGYGQLLLVKIGLVAVLVGVASMSRRWTARLATRSDVSRETATAQDTETDTEPQPEPEPVSVPADPERAAQLARQQAARTKARKQRLRNADTDRAGLRRSVLTEAAVAAVLLAVTTLLTSTEPGRAAELEAGRDTATATAVPNRPIKISLPFDTGGQSGKGTARLELDPGRTGANTLHLWIDGADGQPLDAPEVKVSFTLPAQEIGPLPLVPDRAGAGHWSASGVQLPLAGEWRIDVTVRTSDIDQVTVNKNVKIG; from the coding sequence ATGACGGCCACCGCCCCATCCCCGGCCCGCACCACTGCCACGGCACTCCTGCCGCGGCTCGTGCTGGTCCTCGCAGCCTTGCTGGCAACCTTGTTCACCGCGGCCACACCGGCCGCGGCACACGCCGCACTCACCGCGAGCGACCCCAAGGACGGGGCGGTGGTCGCCACTGCGCCGGCCCAGGTCACCCTCTCCTTCTCGGAGAAGGTCGCCATGGGCGACGACTCCATCCGCGTCATGGACCCCCGCGGCAAGCGCGTCGACACCGGCGAACTCCGCGACCTGTGCAGCGGATCCGTCATCCGCTACGGCACTGCCCTGCACACCGGACTCCCCAACGGCACCTATACGGTCGCCTGGCAGGCCGTGTCCGGTGACAGCCACCCCATCTCCGGCGCCTTCACCTTCTCCATCGGCGCCCCCTCCGCCACCACCGTCACCCTGCCCACCCGTCAGGCCGGCGACGGCCCGGTCGGCATCGCGTACGACATCGCACGCTACGCCGCCTACGCCGGGTTCGCCGTCCTCGTCGGCAGCGCCGCCTTCATCCTGCTGTGCTGGCGCCGCGGTGCCGCCGAACGCCCCCTGCAGAAGCTCGTCCTGCGCGCCTGGGTGACCCTCACCGCCGCCACGCTCGCCATGCTCGTCCTGCGCCACCCGTACACCGGGTCCGGGGAGTTCGCCGACGCCTTCGACCTCGGTGGGCTGAAGGCCGTACTGGAGACCAAGACCGGGGCCTCCCTGGTCTCCCGACTGCTGCTGCTGGGAGCCGCCGCCCTCTTCATCGCCGTACTCTTCGGTTCCTATGCCCGTCAGAAGCCGGCCGAGGACGCCGTGACGGACGCTGCGACGGACGCCGCGAAGGACTCCACGGGGGGCGCATCGAAGGACACCGCCGACGACGCGACCGGTAGCGCCGAGGAGGCGAAGGAGCTCAGCGACCTGACCTTCGGCCTTGGCGTGGGCGGCACCGTCGTGGCCGGCGGCATCGCCGCCACCTGGGCCCTGTCGGAACACGCATCCACCGGCATTCAGACCGGCATCGCCATGCCGGTGGACATCCTCCATCTGCTGGCAGTCGCCACCTGGCTCGGTGGGCTCACCGCCCTCCTGGTCGCCCTGCACACCAGCCCCGCGCTCCCCCGCGAGACCGTTCAGCGCTTCTCCCGGATCGCTTTCACCAGCGTTCTGGTCCTCGCCGCCACCGGCCTCTACCAGGCCTGGCGGCAGGTCGGCAGTTGGTCCGCTCTCACCGGCACCGGCTACGGACAGCTCCTGCTCGTCAAGATCGGCCTCGTCGCCGTCCTTGTCGGCGTCGCCTCGATGTCCCGCAGGTGGACCGCCCGGCTGGCCACTCGCAGCGATGTTTCACGTGAAACAGCGACCGCGCAGGACACCGAGACGGACACCGAGCCGCAGCCCGAGCCCGAGCCGGTCTCCGTCCCCGCGGATCCCGAACGCGCCGCCCAGCTCGCCCGGCAGCAGGCCGCCCGTACCAAGGCCCGCAAGCAGCGCCTCCGCAACGCCGACACCGACCGCGCCGGACTACGCCGCTCGGTCCTCACCGAGGCCGCCGTGGCCGCCGTACTGCTCGCCGTCACCACCCTGCTGACCAGCACCGAACCGGGCCGGGCCGCAGAACTCGAAGCCGGGCGGGACACCGCCACGGCCACCGCCGTTCCGAACCGCCCCATCAAGATCAGCCTGCCCTTCGACACCGGCGGCCAGTCCGGCAAGGGCACCGCACGCCTTGAACTCGACCCGGGCCGGACCGGTGCCAACACCCTCCACCTGTGGATCGACGGCGCCGACGGCCAGCCCCTCGACGCCCCCGAGGTGAAGGTCTCCTTCACCCTCCCCGCCCAGGAGATCGGCCCCCTGCCCCTGGTCCCGGACCGCGCCGGCGCCGGGCACTGGAGCGCGAGCGGGGTCCAGCTCCCGCTGGCCGGCGAGTGGCGCATCGACGTGACCGTCCGCACCTCCGACATCGACCAAGTGACCGTCAACAAGAACGTGAAGATCGGCTGA